From one Phaeodactylum tricornutum CCAP 1055/1 chromosome 16, whole genome shotgun sequence genomic stretch:
- a CDS encoding predicted protein, which produces MDPSSTNDDGDNVAVAFGLVIGAGAATGLGAAVVFVPALVRLASRKTLAAALGLSAGVMTYVSFVEILGKARTAFVDAGYEEDRAYIYATLCFFGGVVLMVALNYMVTWLLGGHHHHHHHHDFPKDHITHAAKTQEITNVDDPSAPHPADDNAPLACPCCSDDPAGDWQAVQDMASEIEAVEKDHKVWDGIHEPDSRARPDSADSSPHATPFSATTHHASDYGDDSSHDALAEPTDESKKLLRMSLNTALAIGIHNFPEGLATFVAALGDPKVGAVLAVAIAIHNIPEGLCVAMPVYYATGNRWKAFGWAMLSGMSEPVAALLGWAVLASSFSDTLYGLLFGMVAGMMVVISTRELLPTAHRYDPEDCVVTYAFISGMCIMALSLVLFLL; this is translated from the exons ATGGACCCGTCGTctaccaacgacgacggcgacaacGTCGCCGTGGCCTTTGGGTTGGTGATTGGTGCGGGGGCGGCGACGGGGCTCGGCGCAGCGGTAGTCTTCGTACCAGCCTTGGTACGTTTGGCGTCACGGAAAACTCTAGCAGCCGCCTTGGGTCTTTCGGCCGGAGTCATGACGTACGTCTCCTTCGTGGAGATTTTGGGAAAAGCCCGTACGGCCTTTGTCGATGCCGGATACGAAGAAGATCGGGCCTACATTTACGCGACACTCTGCTTCTTTGGTGGCGTCGTTCTCATGGTG GCACTCAATTATATGGTGACCTGGTTGTTGGGTGGgcatcatcatcaccaccaccaccacgatTTCCCCAAAGACCACATTACCCACGCGGCAAAGACGCAAGAGATAACCAACGTGGACGATCCTTCGGCGCCGCACCCGGCGGACGACAACGCGCCCTTGGCCTGTCCCTGTTGCTCGGACGATCCGGCCGGGGATTGGCAAGCCGTCCAAGATATGGCCAGCGAAATCGAAGCCGTGGAAAAAGATCACAAAGTTTGGGACGGAATACACGAACCGGATTCTCGGGCTCGTCCGGATTCTGCGGACTCGTCACCGCACGCTACTCCTTTTTCAGCCACGACGCATCACGCATCAGATTACGGCGACGACAGTTCACACGATGCCTTGGCGGAACCCACGGACGAGTCCAAAAAACTCTTACGCATGAGTTTGAACACTGCGCTGGCTATTGGAATTCACAATTTCCCCGAAGGCCTCGCGACGTTCGTCGCCGCGCTCGGGGATCCCAAAGTGGGAGCCGTCCTGGCCGTCGCTATTGCCATTCACAATATTCCCGAAGGTCTCTGTGTCGCCATGCCCGTATACTACGCTACGGGCAACCGCTGGAAGGCCTTTGGCTGGGCCATGCTATCGGGCATGTCCGAACCAGTGGCGGCGCTTTTGGGATGGGCTGTCCTGGCTAGTTCTTTTTCCGATACCCTGTACGGGTTGCTCTTTGGTATGGTAGCCGGCATGATGGTTGTTATTTCCACACGCGAACTATTGCCAACGGCGCATCGTTACGATCCAGAAGATTGCGTCGTGACGTACGCCTTTATTTCTGGTATGTGCATTATGGCGCTCTCTCTGGTGCTCTTTTTGTTGTAG
- a CDS encoding predicted protein, producing MSEGSVNSENVGVAFGLVIGAGAATSLGAGVVFVPALVKLASRRTLAAALGLSAGVMVYVSLVEIFNEANRHFEEAGFPTDEAYLYATISFFSGVIVMVHEPEAGCSVSDHEDFPAQKDECVVQGKDQKKLLRMSINTALAIGIHNFPEGLATFVATLDNPRVGAILAVAIAIHNIPEGLCIAMPIYYATGNRWRAFGWAMVSGMSEPLAALLGWAVLASCFTQTMFGALFGVVSGMMVIVSVRELLPTAHRYDPDDVVVTYSFMAGMLVMAVSLVLFLV from the exons ATGTCGGAAGGCTCGGTAAACAGCGAAAATGTGGGGGTCGCCTTCGGCTTGGTGATTGGCGCCGGCGCTGCCACAAGTCTCGGGGCGGGGGTCGTATTTGTACCCGCGCTTGTCAAACTGGCGTCGAGACGGACGTTGGCGGCTGCGTTAGGACTGTCCGCCGGTGTCATGGTCTATGTATCTCTCGTTGAAATTTTCAACGAGGCCAATCGGCATTTCGAAGAAGCGGGTTTTCCCACTGATGAAGCCTACCTATACGCGACAATCAGTTTTTTTAGTGGAGTCATTGTGATGGTG CACGAACCCGAAGCCGGGTGCAGTGTATCGGACCACGAGGATTTCCCGGCGCAGAAAGACGAATGTGTGGTGCAGGGCAAAGATCAGAAAAAGCTGCTCCGGATGAGTATCAATACAGCGTTGGCGATTGGCATTCACAATTTTCCTGAAGGCCTCGCCACGTTCGTGGCGACGCTCGACAATCCGCGGGTCGGCGCCATTTTAGCCGTCGCCATTGCCATTCATAATATTCCCGAAGGTTTGTGCATTGCCATGCCGATTTACTACGCAACGGGCAACCGCTGGAGGGCTTTTGGTTGGGCCATGGTATCGGGCATGTCCGAACCACTGGCGGCACTTTTGGGTTGGGCCGTTCTGGCGAGTTGTTTCACGCAAACAATGTTTGGTGCGCTGTTTGGTGTAGTATCGGGCATGATGGTAATTGTATCCGTCCGTGAATTGCTGCCAACGGCACATCGGTACGATCCAGACGATGTCGTGGTGACTTACTCGTTCATGGCGGGAATGTTGGTCATGGCGGTCTCGCTAGTGCTCTTTTTGGTGTAA